The region GAGGAGCCGTAGATCGCCAGCGCATGGCCCACCAGCCGGTGCGTGATGGAGCCCTTCGTGTAGCCCTGGATGCGCGCCGGCTTCGTCGCGATGTCCCGGAACTCCTTGATCGAGTTGTCGGTCATGACGAAGGCGTGCGCAGGGACCGTGTGTAGGGCGGCCAGGAACCGGACATTCCTGGTCTCCTTCCCCTTCCACTGCTCCACGCCGTGGTAGACCTCGTACAGCACGTCGGCGCTGGTGATGCCGAGCTGCGCGCGGTTCTCGTTGATGGTGACGACGTTCGCCACGGTCGCGCCGGGGCTGTTGCTGGCGGTGACGCCCTTGACGCCGCGGTTGATGAGCTCCGCGAGCTTGCTGCCCGTGATGCCCCAGCTCCCTTCCGGGGTCCCGCCGACGATGCGCACGAACCTGTAGCCCTGGGCGTCGGCGTCCGGCACGCCGGCGGCGAGGGAGAGGACGACGGCGGTCGCGAGTCCGAAGACGATGAGCTTCCTCATGGGGTGCCTCCCGCGCCGGACGAGGCCGGCGTTACGTTCGGCCTGGACGGTCCATCCGGCCGGCGATCACGAACACGGCCGCGATCGACGCTGGCAGGAGGATGATGAAGAGGTCGATGTCGACGATCCGCACGTTCCTGGTTCCCGCCACGATCAGGCCGGCCGGAAGCCCGATCAGGGCGCGCGCCTCGACCCTGCTGCCGCGACGCGCCGGCACCTGCCCACACGCTGTCCCGCAGGAAGGGCGGCGCCATCAGTCCCGGAGTCCCCGGGGTAGGGCTCGCGGCCCGAGGGCGGGCGGGCCGGATGG is a window of Candidatus Rokuibacteriota bacterium DNA encoding:
- a CDS encoding TAXI family TRAP transporter solute-binding subunit produces the protein MRKLIVFGLATAVVLSLAAGVPDADAQGYRFVRIVGGTPEGSWGITGSKLAELINRGVKGVTASNSPGATVANVVTINENRAQLGITSADVLYEVYHGVEQWKGKETRNVRFLAALHTVPAHAFVMTDNSIKEFRDIATKPARIQGYTKGSITHRLVGHALAIYGSSIEDLQKRGGMLQYVSDGPAAEMMKNGQLDLIFRNTGAPSSWILEAETSMALRFLAMDDGFLKAITQRIPGLVIDTIPAGTYKAMKQDYKTFSVVTVLIVPASMPDAIAEGITASLWDNVEEFRKIGGFAKTLKLEQAFRGNTIPVHPGAARYYRAKGLKIEG